From the Pseudomonadota bacterium genome, the window CGGCCGCGGCGTAGTCGGCGTCGAAGGCGTCGGCCACCGCGGCCAGGCGAGGCTCGAGATCGACGAGGTCGCGGTAGATCCAGCTCCAGGTGAAGTTGCTGAAGGCGATGGCGGGCAGGCCGAGATGGGCGGCGGCCGCCATGGGCAGTGCGGGGATGTCGGCGATGACAGCGTCGGCCTTCACCTTTCTGAGGAAGTCGATCTCACCCGCGAGCAGCGTTTCGCGCGCGGCCAGAAGCGCCTCGCACGCATCGGCCGTGGCGCCGAGATCCTGCGTCAGGCTGTCGCCTTGCACGATGCCCGTGTCGAGGCGGATCGACGAGGTCTCGTGCGACCTGCCCTCGAGGGCCGATGCGACGAACCAGGGGGCCACGGGGGTGCGCACGTGAAGCCGGACCTCGGGGGCGAGACGGGCCAGCGAGCGCGCAACCTCGAGGTCTCGGGAGGCGTGTCCGAAGCCGTGGCCGGTGCTGTAGACGACGATGTGCAGGGCGTGGGCCCTCCTGTTGCAGAATCGACGGCCCATGCGCGCTCTCGATGTCACCATCGTGCTCCACAAGCCGGCCCGCGCCGCCAACATCGGCGCCACGGCTCGTGCCATGAAGGTCATGGGCTTCACCCGCCTGGCGCTCGTGGCGCCCGGCGCACCTCTCGAGGGGGAGGCCATGGCCGTGGCCCACGGCGCCCACGACGTGCTCGAGCAGGCCGTGGTGGTTGACGACCTCGAGTCCGCCTTGCGCGGCTCCACCCTCGTGGTGGGCACCACCGCCCGTCAGGGCAAGGACCGCATGACGCCCATCAAGCTCCGGAGGTTCGTGACCGACGTGCTCCCGGCCTACCTGCCGGCGCAACTTGCGGTGGTGTTCGGATGTGAAGAGTCGGGCCTGGCCAACGACGATCTCGACCGCTGTCAGT encodes:
- a CDS encoding TrmJ/YjtD family RNA methyltransferase produces the protein MCRAWALLLQNRRPMRALDVTIVLHKPARAANIGATARAMKVMGFTRLALVAPGAPLEGEAMAVAHGAHDVLEQAVVVDDLESALRGSTLVVGTTARQGKDRMTPIKLRRFVTDVLPAYLPAQLAVVFGCEESGLANDDLDRCQFAIEIPTGPLFHSLNLAQAVMVVCYELFSSAPAQHVAPVVSDARRQRMETLYRGLETFLTEVEYPNRTSLARAMADARRVLDATHMTERDVNTVLGLFRHMRFLLRKGDAERE